The Humulus lupulus chromosome 4, drHumLupu1.1, whole genome shotgun sequence genome has a window encoding:
- the LOC133830022 gene encoding 11-beta-hydroxysteroid dehydrogenase A-like, giving the protein MNFINKMMNIIIPPMSLTLLLLVLPPYLFFKFLLATLRPIFTEDLRGKVVIITGASSGIGERMAYDYASRGARLALVARREGRLQSVASIATFLGCKDVIAIKADVSKVEDCQRFVNQTINYYGRLDHLVNNAGVSPVFMFGETPDLTKFVSAMDINFWGSVYSTYFAIPYLKRTKGKIIVISSAATWLPVPRLGLYSATKAAVTSFYETLRVEIGKEVGITIVTPGLTESEMTQGKFLTQRGTLELDQEMRDVVMSMTPMMPAKDTAKAIVTSASEGAYYLTVPTWVRSLYYWHVFIPEVLEWSNRLLIMPRQGSTDRDTLSRKIVELLAGFRPYLQPGIVEYPEIGDNGNMPYSHY; this is encoded by the exons ATGAATTTCATCAACAAGATGATGAATATCATAATCCCTCCTATGTCCCTAACCTTGTTGCTCTTAGTTTTGCCTCCATATCTCTTCTTTAAGTTCCTTTTAGCCACCCTACGACCCATCTTCACTGAAGACCTTCGGGGAAAAGTAGTCATCATCACTGGAGCCTCCTCAGGCATTGGCGAG CGAATGGCGTATGATTATGCTAGTAGAGGAGCTCGTCTAGCACTAGTGGCCAGAAGAGAAGGCCGACTCCAATCGGTGGCCAGCATAGCCACCTTCCTAGGCTGCAAAGATGTCATCGCAATAAAAGCCGATGTTTCCAAAGTTGAAGACTGTCAAAGATTTGTTAATCAAACAATTAACTACTATGGACGAT TGGATCATTTGGTGAACAATGCTGGAGTATCTCCCGTCTTCATGTTTGGAGAAACCCCTGACCTTACTAAGTTTGTTTCGGCTATG GATATAAACTTTTGGGGTTCAGTGTATTCGACATATTTTGCAATTccataccttaaaaggaccaaaggAAAGATCATAGTGATTTCCTCAGCTGCCACATGGTTACCAGTGCCACGACTTGGCCTCTACAgt GCCACCAAAGCAGCAGTGACAAGCTTTTATGAGACACTGAGAGTGGAAATAGGGAAAGAAGTTGGCATAACAATTGTGACTCCTGGCTTGACCGAATCAGAAATGACTCAGGGAAAATTTTTAACCCAAAGAGGCACCTTGGAACTAGATCAAGAAATGAGGGAT GTTGTGATGAGCATGACACCAATGATGCCTGCCAAAGACACTGCAAAAGCCATTGTGACCAGTGCAAGCGAGGGAGCCTACTACTTGACAGTACCAACTTGGGTAAGGTCCTTGTATTATTGGCATGTGTTTATTCCTGAGGTGTTGGAATGGAGCAACCGGTTGCTGATAATGCCTAGACAAGGCTCCACAGACAGAGATACTCTTAGTAGGAAAATCGTGGAATTATTAGCCGGATTCAGGCCCTATCTGCAGCCTGGGATAGTTGAGTATCCTGAAATTGGTGATAATGGCAACATGCcttattcacattactaa
- the LOC133830021 gene encoding pentatricopeptide repeat-containing protein At1g05600 translates to MCIRWPRVLTPTDLSVIIRKQKNPLTALQIFNEAKSMYPSYHHNGPVYLTMVGILGNSGRITEMKEVINQMKNDSCECKDSVFVAALKTYARAGLMDEAFSLFKNIPEFNCVNWTMSFNTILEIMVNESRFDDARRLFLENCCKWEVSSRIRSMNLFMRTLCEKGHSDVALRVFQEMDYQGCCPDRESYRILMKGLCQDGRLNEGTHLLYSMFWRISQKGSGEDVIIYRTLLDALCDNEQVEEAIEVLGKILRKGLKAPNRSRFRIDINQCSNVQDKEAIKRLINEALLKGGIPSLASYSAMAIDLYMENKIIEADKVLKEMQDRGFQPTSSVYEAKLAALCRKREVDEAVKVIEVEMVEAHCVPTVKLYNIVMRGLCDGGKSASAVGYLKKMVKQVGCVPDKETYDILVDGLCREGKFIEANRVLEEMLIKSYWPCVDTFNILIRGLCSVGRQYEGVMLLEEMINQGKLPEHSVWNSLVTSLCSNMANYKIDYYACD, encoded by the coding sequence ATGTGTATAAGGTGGCCGAGGGTTTTGACACCTACAGACCTCTCTGTGATTATACGGAAGCAGAAAAACCCATTAACAGCTCTCCAAATCTTTAATGAAGCTAAATCTATGTACCCAAGTTACCATCATAATGGTCCAGTCTATCTCACCATGGTTGGAATCCTTGGAAACTCAGGTCGAATCACTGAGATGAAGGAGGTGATTAATCAGATGAAAAATGACTCGTGTGAGTGCAAGGATTCAGTTTTTGTAGCTGCATTGAAGACATATGCTAGAGCTGGATTGATGGATGAAGCGTTTTCTTTGTTTAAGAATATTCCAGAATTCAACTGTGTGAATTGGACTATGTCTTTCAATACCATCTTGGAGATAATGGTGAACGAGTCGAGGTTTGATGATGCTAGACGCCTTTTCTTGGAGAATTGTTGTAAATGGGAAGTGAGCTCTCGCATTCGATCTATGAATTTGTTCATGCGTACTCTGTGTGAAAAGGGTCACTCGGATGTTGCTTTAAGAGTTTTCCAAGAGATGGATTATCAGGGTTGCTGTCCGGATAGGGAAAGTTATCGGATTTTAATGAAAGGATTGTGTCAAGATGGCAGGTTGAATGAGGGAACTCATTTGTTGTATTCAATGTTTTGGAGGATTTCTCAGAAGGGCAGTGGTGAGGATGTTATAATCTATAGAACCTTGTTAGATGCTTTATGTGATAATGAACAGGTTGAAGAAGCAATTGAAGTTCTTGGTAAGATATTAAGGAAGGGACTGAAGGCTCCTAATCGATCTCGATTTCGCATTGATATCAATCAATGTAGTAATGTTCAAGATAAAGAGGCCATTAAACGATTGATTAATGAAGCTCTGCTAAAAGGTGGGATACCTAGTTTGGCTAGCTATAGTGCAATGGCAATTGATCTCTACATGGAAAACAAGATTATTGAGGCTGATAAAGTTCTCAAAGAAATGCAAGATAGAGGTTTTCAGCCAACATCATCGGTTTATGAAGCAAAGTTGGCTGCTTTATGTAGAAAAAGAGAAGTTGATGAAGCAGTGAAGGTTATTGAAGTGGAGATGGTGGAGGCTCACTGTGTACCAACTGTTAAATTGTACAACATAGTCATGAGAGGCCTTTGTGATGGAGGAAAATCGGCATCAGCTGTTGGGTATTTGAAAAAGATGGTTAAACAAGTGGGGTGTGTTCCTGATAAGGAAACATATGATATTTTAGTTGATGGGTTGTGTCGTGAGGGAAAATTTATTGAAGCAAACAGAGTTTTGGAGGAGATGTTAATCAAATCTTATTGGCCATGCGTTGACACTTTCAATATACTTATTAGGGGTCTTTGCTCTGTGGGTAGACAATATGAAGGTGTGATGTTGTTGGAGGAAATGATTAACCAGGGTAAGTTACCTGAACATTCTGTGTGGAATTCTTTGGTGACATCTCTGTGTTCTAACATGGCTAACTACAAGATAGACTATTATGCCTGTGACTAG